A DNA window from Streptomyces canus contains the following coding sequences:
- a CDS encoding Gfo/Idh/MocA family protein, whose translation MGDAHRIGVVGLGVISRAYLDTLVGHRAARVTAVADLDASRSAAVAAELPGVQALSVEKLLSSPDVDTVLNLTVPAAHAEIALGAIGHGKHVYGEKPLAAELTDARTVLEAAAKAAVGVGCAPDTVLGTGVQTARAAVEAGAVGRPLFASAAMVTPGHERWHPHPDFYYTAGGGPLLDMGPYYLSSLVHLLGPVRAVIGASSRRRTERVIGSGPRTGERIPVEVDSHVSGVLEHEGGVLTTITTSFDGVATTAAPIEVHGERGTLTVPDPNNFDGEVRLLELGEAEKGWRTLSPSAGYVGAARGVGLLDFVAADGQRAPRASGELALHVLETMTALLRSSAEGRRIELSTSVERPVPVPLTPPQEWR comes from the coding sequence GTGGGCGACGCGCACCGCATCGGCGTCGTAGGTCTCGGCGTCATCTCCCGCGCCTACCTGGACACACTCGTCGGCCACCGCGCCGCGCGCGTCACCGCGGTCGCCGACCTGGACGCCTCCCGGTCGGCCGCCGTCGCCGCCGAACTGCCCGGAGTGCAGGCGCTGTCCGTCGAGAAACTGCTGAGCAGCCCGGACGTCGACACGGTGCTGAACCTCACCGTCCCCGCGGCGCACGCCGAGATCGCCCTCGGTGCCATCGGCCACGGCAAGCACGTCTACGGCGAGAAACCGCTGGCCGCCGAACTCACCGACGCCCGCACCGTCCTGGAGGCCGCGGCGAAGGCGGCGGTGGGAGTGGGATGTGCGCCGGACACGGTCCTGGGCACCGGCGTCCAGACGGCGCGGGCGGCGGTGGAGGCCGGGGCCGTCGGCCGACCGCTGTTCGCCTCGGCCGCCATGGTCACCCCCGGCCACGAACGGTGGCATCCCCACCCGGACTTCTACTACACGGCCGGTGGCGGTCCCCTGCTGGACATGGGGCCGTACTACCTGTCCTCCCTGGTGCATCTGCTGGGTCCGGTGCGTGCCGTGATCGGTGCGTCCAGCCGGCGCCGCACCGAGCGGGTCATCGGGTCCGGTCCGCGCACGGGCGAGCGGATACCGGTGGAGGTGGACAGCCACGTCTCCGGGGTCCTCGAACACGAGGGCGGGGTCCTGACGACGATCACGACGAGCTTCGACGGCGTCGCCACCACGGCCGCGCCGATCGAGGTCCACGGCGAGAGGGGCACTCTCACGGTCCCGGATCCGAACAACTTCGACGGCGAGGTACGGCTCCTCGAACTCGGCGAGGCTGAGAAGGGGTGGCGCACGCTCTCGCCGTCCGCGGGCTACGTCGGAGCCGCCCGGGGCGTCGGTCTGCTCGACTTCGTCGCCGCCGACGGACAGCGGGCACCGCGCGCGAGCGGTGAACTCGCCCTGCATGTACTGGAGACGATGACCGCCCTGCTGCGTTCGTCGGCCGAGGGGCGGCGGATCGAGCTGTCGACGTCGGTGGAGCGGCCTGTTCCGGTGCCGCTGACACCTCCGCAGGAATGGCGGTGA
- a CDS encoding glutamate--cysteine ligase yields MGRDVPALVFTREDRRRYRDKMHTCLDVLAQMLRESGFESERPQVGLEIELNLVGEDDLPVMRNTEVLQAIADPAWSSELGRFNLEINIPPRRLLSGGPGSWEQEIRDALNHAEERASAIGAHLIMVGILPTLGEADVGEAALSGDPRYRLLNEQIFAARGEDLRIKVEGVDRLAMYADAITPEAACTSTQFHLQVAPKEFADYWNAAQAVAGVQIALAANSPFLFGKELWRETRIPLFEQATDTRPQEIKAQGVRPRVWFGERWITSVFDLFEENVRYFPALLPICDDEDPQEALNGGGVPELGELTLHNGTIYRWNRPIYAVTDSGPHLRIENRVLPAGPTVADIIANGAFYYGLTRALVDEDRPVWTRMSFSVAEENLHTAARDGIDARLYWPGAGEVPVTELVLRLLLPLAHRGLELAGMDTEWREPLLGVIEQRCVTARNGAVWQAETVHHLEKSGVGDRQEALRRMTTTYMDYMHLNAPVHTWPVD; encoded by the coding sequence ATGGGACGTGACGTGCCGGCCCTGGTGTTCACGCGGGAGGACCGCCGACGGTACCGGGACAAGATGCACACCTGCCTGGACGTCCTCGCGCAGATGCTGCGCGAGTCCGGCTTCGAGAGCGAGCGCCCGCAGGTCGGGCTGGAGATCGAGCTCAACCTGGTGGGCGAGGACGACCTCCCGGTGATGCGGAACACCGAGGTGCTCCAGGCGATCGCCGACCCCGCCTGGTCCAGCGAGCTGGGCCGCTTCAACCTCGAGATCAACATTCCGCCGCGCCGGCTCCTGTCCGGCGGACCCGGCTCCTGGGAGCAGGAGATCCGCGACGCCCTCAACCACGCCGAGGAACGCGCCTCGGCTATCGGCGCGCACCTGATCATGGTGGGCATTCTGCCGACTCTGGGCGAGGCGGACGTCGGCGAGGCCGCCCTGTCGGGCGATCCGCGCTACCGGCTGCTCAACGAGCAGATCTTCGCGGCGCGCGGTGAGGACCTGCGCATCAAGGTGGAGGGCGTCGACCGCCTCGCGATGTACGCCGACGCCATCACCCCCGAGGCTGCCTGCACCAGCACGCAGTTCCATCTCCAGGTCGCCCCCAAGGAGTTCGCGGACTACTGGAACGCGGCACAGGCCGTCGCCGGCGTGCAGATCGCCCTCGCGGCCAACTCGCCCTTCCTTTTCGGCAAGGAGCTGTGGCGCGAGACCCGCATCCCTCTCTTCGAGCAGGCCACCGACACCCGCCCCCAGGAGATCAAGGCACAAGGCGTACGGCCCCGGGTGTGGTTCGGGGAGCGGTGGATCACCAGCGTCTTCGATCTCTTCGAGGAGAACGTCCGCTATTTCCCCGCGCTCCTGCCGATCTGCGACGACGAGGACCCGCAGGAAGCACTGAACGGCGGCGGTGTCCCGGAACTCGGCGAACTGACCCTGCACAACGGCACGATCTACCGCTGGAACCGCCCGATCTACGCCGTCACCGACAGCGGCCCGCATCTGCGCATCGAGAACCGGGTCCTGCCCGCCGGGCCCACCGTGGCCGACATCATCGCCAACGGCGCCTTCTACTACGGCCTGACGCGCGCCCTGGTCGACGAGGACCGGCCGGTGTGGACGCGCATGTCCTTCTCGGTCGCCGAGGAGAACCTGCACACCGCCGCCCGTGACGGCATCGACGCCCGCCTGTACTGGCCGGGAGCGGGCGAAGTGCCGGTCACGGAACTGGTGTTGCGGCTCCTGCTGCCCCTCGCCCACCGGGGCCTGGAGCTGGCCGGCATGGACACGGAGTGGCGGGAGCCCCTGCTCGGCGTCATCGAGCAGCGCTGCGTCACCGCCCGCAACGGCGCCGTGTGGCAGGCGGAGACGGTCCACCACCTGGAGAAGTCAGGCGTCGGAGACCGTCAGGAGGCGCTGCGGCGGATGACGACGACATACATGGACTACATGCACCTCAACGCACCCGTGCACACCTGGCCGGTGGACTGA
- a CDS encoding carbohydrate ABC transporter permease, with the protein MRPPRHPWLLTAIATLVTAVFLLPVYWMVKTSLTRPDRIQTPDPQWAPSPVTGENYSTALGYEGLTRALLNSLVISCGVVALTLLLGVPLAYALARIRMRGSGTMVLALLVAQLPPAIVLAAPLFILERRAGLTGTYLGLIAADTTLTLPFTVIVLRPVMRSMSPELEEAALVDGCGLPGVLLRVVLPLMVPGVVAAAGLSFLIGWGEFLFGLTLADGPDVQPVTVLLNAFIGQHGTSWGALMATATLISIPVVCVFAVFQRFVVGGLTAGSVRG; encoded by the coding sequence ATGAGACCGCCGCGCCACCCCTGGCTGTTGACCGCGATCGCCACCCTCGTCACCGCCGTCTTCCTGCTGCCGGTGTACTGGATGGTGAAGACCAGCCTCACCCGGCCGGACCGCATCCAGACGCCGGACCCGCAGTGGGCGCCCAGCCCCGTCACCGGCGAGAACTACTCGACGGCTCTGGGGTACGAGGGCCTGACCCGGGCCCTGCTCAACAGTCTGGTCATCTCCTGTGGGGTGGTCGCGCTCACGCTGCTTCTCGGCGTGCCGCTGGCCTACGCCCTCGCCCGCATCCGCATGCGGGGCTCGGGCACGATGGTGCTCGCCCTCCTCGTCGCCCAGCTCCCGCCCGCCATCGTGCTGGCGGCCCCGCTGTTCATCCTCGAACGCCGGGCCGGTCTCACCGGCACCTACCTGGGACTGATCGCCGCCGACACCACGCTCACGCTGCCCTTCACGGTGATCGTGCTGCGTCCCGTGATGCGCAGCATGTCCCCGGAGCTGGAGGAGGCGGCCCTGGTCGACGGCTGCGGGCTGCCCGGTGTACTGCTGCGGGTCGTCCTGCCGCTCATGGTGCCCGGTGTGGTCGCGGCTGCCGGACTGTCCTTCCTGATCGGCTGGGGAGAGTTCCTGTTCGGGCTCACGCTCGCCGACGGGCCCGACGTCCAGCCCGTCACCGTCCTGCTCAACGCCTTCATCGGGCAGCACGGGACGTCGTGGGGCGCCCTGATGGCCACCGCCACCCTCATCAGCATCCCGGTGGTCTGCGTCTTCGCCGTCTTCCAGCGCTTCGTCGTCGGCGGGCTCACCGCGGGCAGCGTGAGGGGCTGA
- a CDS encoding glycoside hydrolase family 31 protein has protein sequence MHPRDRAPWVAPPPPLIPAAPDPLTGACVTRADKDGVTLHVRTAAGRTGILRLRPATGNCLRITLRLDGVPAAPRVSVVTAPTDTRCTVEQSPDAFTLHLESLCLEARLTPFVMELTNRHLQQATDVSDPSDRRTVLPLGVTALADGRLAYHDSWFTEPDEHFYGLGERFTGPELRGQRVDCWVEDAQGSTGTRSYKAVPFLLSSRGYAVLVDTTTAASFDLAHSNTGAWSLTVPDEELDYYLITGTPTECLRTYRDLTGPALLPPDWAFGPWISGGFRRDSADEVRQRARRIRELGFPCDVLHIDTYWQRPGRWSDMEWDTEAFPDPRGLMTHLAGQGFHVSLWMNPYVSVDSPYFAEADRNGWFLHAPSGTTWTGQVWGGAHPDSAVLDLTHPGAVDWFRDRVRQTLATGASVLKTDFGEAVPAEAVAYDGMTGDRLHNLYPLLFNDLVAEVTQEAAGHGLTWGRSTWTGGQRHGAKWTGDPNASWQDLASTLRAGLSLSFSGHPFWSHDIGGFHGTPDPELFVRWAQFGLLSPLSRFHGMTSRLPWDFGEEAYTAVLHAARLRTSLLPYVHRAAADAVRTGEPLARPMALDHPDRPDAHAADLQYLLGLDLLVAPLYAPGGRRQVWFPPGEWLPYAGSGGPITGPAWRRVRIPLTAAPLWLRAGAHVL, from the coding sequence ATGCATCCTCGTGACCGCGCGCCCTGGGTGGCACCGCCTCCACCCCTGATCCCGGCCGCGCCGGATCCCCTGACCGGTGCTTGCGTCACCCGCGCGGACAAGGACGGTGTAACCCTCCACGTACGCACCGCGGCCGGACGTACCGGCATCCTCCGTCTGCGCCCTGCGACGGGCAACTGCCTACGGATCACGCTGCGGTTGGACGGCGTGCCGGCGGCGCCCCGGGTGTCCGTCGTCACCGCGCCGACGGACACCCGCTGCACGGTCGAGCAGTCACCGGACGCCTTCACCCTCCACCTCGAGTCACTGTGTCTCGAAGCCCGTCTGACGCCGTTCGTCATGGAGTTGACGAACCGTCATCTACAACAGGCGACCGATGTGAGCGACCCCAGCGACCGCAGGACCGTCCTGCCCCTCGGCGTCACCGCACTCGCGGACGGCCGACTGGCGTACCACGACAGCTGGTTCACCGAGCCCGACGAGCACTTCTACGGACTCGGCGAGCGTTTCACCGGCCCTGAGCTGCGCGGCCAACGCGTCGACTGCTGGGTCGAGGACGCTCAGGGCTCGACCGGCACCCGCTCCTACAAGGCCGTCCCGTTCCTGCTCTCCAGCCGGGGCTACGCCGTTCTCGTGGACACCACCACCGCGGCCTCCTTCGACCTCGCCCACAGCAACACCGGCGCCTGGTCGCTGACCGTCCCCGACGAGGAACTCGACTACTACCTGATCACCGGCACCCCCACCGAGTGCCTGCGCACCTACCGCGACCTGACCGGCCCGGCCCTGCTGCCCCCGGACTGGGCCTTCGGCCCCTGGATCTCCGGCGGCTTCCGCCGGGACAGCGCGGACGAGGTACGCCAGCGAGCCCGCCGCATCCGCGAACTCGGGTTCCCCTGCGACGTGTTGCACATCGACACCTACTGGCAGCGGCCCGGCCGCTGGTCGGACATGGAATGGGACACCGAGGCGTTCCCGGACCCCCGCGGGCTGATGACCCACCTGGCCGGACAGGGCTTCCACGTCTCGCTCTGGATGAACCCGTACGTCAGCGTCGACAGCCCGTACTTCGCCGAGGCGGACCGCAACGGCTGGTTCCTGCACGCCCCTTCGGGCACCACCTGGACCGGCCAGGTCTGGGGCGGCGCCCACCCGGACTCGGCCGTCCTCGACCTGACCCATCCCGGCGCCGTCGACTGGTTCCGGGACCGCGTCCGCCAGACCCTGGCCACCGGAGCCTCGGTCCTGAAGACCGACTTCGGTGAGGCGGTTCCCGCGGAGGCGGTGGCGTACGACGGCATGACCGGCGACCGGCTGCACAATCTCTACCCCCTGCTCTTCAACGACCTGGTCGCCGAGGTCACCCAGGAGGCCGCGGGCCACGGCCTGACCTGGGGCCGCTCCACCTGGACCGGCGGCCAGCGACACGGCGCCAAGTGGACCGGCGACCCCAACGCGAGCTGGCAGGACCTGGCGTCGACCTTGCGCGCGGGCCTCTCGCTCTCCTTCTCCGGCCACCCCTTCTGGAGCCACGACATCGGCGGCTTCCATGGCACACCCGATCCCGAACTCTTCGTCCGATGGGCGCAGTTCGGCCTGCTCTCACCCCTCAGCCGGTTCCACGGCATGACGTCCCGGCTGCCCTGGGACTTCGGCGAGGAGGCGTACACGGCCGTCCTGCACGCGGCCCGGCTGCGCACGAGCCTGCTGCCGTACGTCCACCGCGCCGCCGCCGACGCGGTCCGCACCGGAGAACCGCTCGCCCGTCCCATGGCACTGGACCACCCCGACCGCCCGGACGCCCACGCGGCCGACCTCCAGTACCTGCTGGGCCTCGACCTGCTGGTCGCCCCCCTGTACGCGCCGGGTGGACGCAGACAGGTGTGGTTCCCGCCGGGGGAGTGGCTGCCGTACGCGGGCTCCGGAGGGCCGATCACCGGACCTGCCTGGCGTCGGGTCCGCATCCCCCTCACCGCCGCCCCGCTCTGGCTACGGGCCGGAGCGCACGTTCTGTGA